Within the Amaranthus tricolor cultivar Red isolate AtriRed21 chromosome 15, ASM2621246v1, whole genome shotgun sequence genome, the region gttagtaacagcgaaagtgaaaaaaataaaaaaattaaaagcccaaagtcgctgtttcTAACAgcgactaaaaaaaaaatttttctttttttttttttaatttaagtcgctgttaaAACGCTTCCGAATCTTTAGATCCGACAATCCTCTCAAATTTAGCTCTCATATACATCAACTCCCCCTCAAACTGAACACCATTACCATCCTCCTCTACGTCGGCTCCGCCGGGCAAAACACACGCCCCCATCGTAATGGGCCCCAAAGATTGTAACACCCGCCACTCATGGGGCCCACAATCCCGGCACAAAGCATACCCACACTTTTTCCCATTACAATAAGCCCTCCAAAGAGGCTCTTCCAACAATTTCATCCcctttttatcccactttttaTCACATTCCAATGCAACCCTTACTAACCCAGAAGCCATTTCTCTAACAAGAACACTAGTAGGAGTAGAAAGCTCAATCAAAAAAGCAGGTGTAGTTTTAGGGTTTTGTTGAAATGTAATATGAACATGCCCACGTCTATACCCAAATAGAGTACCCACAAGTTTAGACCCAAGATCTCCTGATTTGGATTTTGTAAAAAATGATGAGAATTTTGAAACTGAGagtttctttttagtttttgttttagacccatactcttttttttattactactaacaacgacttaaattattaaaaaaaaaaaaacaaattttttttttagtcgctgttagtaacagcgactttgggcttttaattttttattttttttaggtcgctgttactaacagcgactttgggcttttaatttttttttttcactttcgctgttactaacagcgactctacCCGAAGCTAGgattggatgtacggaagcttattttgggacataagttttccccaatcttatatttggaattaagtagataaataatctcatttttttcaatctttctctTATATACCACTCCGTCTCCTAAGTGACGGTCTTTCTAAGGTCTTTTAGAAGGCCCAATTcattacaattaaatttaaaaaaatgttaattgaTTTATGTA harbors:
- the LOC130801041 gene encoding protein MIZU-KUSSEI 1-like, producing the protein MSGLRLLVSGKEVTSGRWLVTMHSDGGLSAQKMGIHKMRNEGLHLIRCYLEVFKTEYRIPGDLGSKLVGTLFGYRRGHVHITFQQNPKTTPAFLIELSTPTSVLVREMASGLVRVALECDKKWDKKGMKLLEEPLWRAYCNGKKCGYALCRDCGPHEWRVLQSLGPITMGACVLPGGADVEEDGNGVQFEGELMYMRAKFERIVGSKDSEAF